The region TACCGCAGTCTTCGCCTTAGCCAGCCTCGCACTTGTTCTACTTCTGGGCGGCAAAGGCGGCTATTCCTTAAGCAGTTATGCAGAGCCGCTCAAAACGGCTGCTTCATTCTCTATCCTGTTCTATCTGGTTATTCCGCTGCATGCCTGTTTTTTTGCAACCGAAGGCTTTGAGCATGGCTCGGTGCAGAATATTATTGCTGCCGGGCATGGCAAGATGAAATACTTTACCGGTAAATACGTGCTGGAGCTGCTTGCCGTTCTGGGCTGGCTGCTGGAGTTCTACGGTTTATATTATCTCTTCTCTCTGGCGGCAGCGCTGATTACAGGAGCTCCGGTGGGACATGCCGGATATACAGAGGATCTGGCGGCTGGTCTGACAGCCTTGGGACTGAACCTGCTCTATCTGGCAGCTTATTGTGCAGCAGTCATGATGCTGGGGATGCTGATCCGCAAACCGGCTTCGGCGGTGGTGGCCGCATTCTTCTTCATCTTCGGTAACCTGCTGCTCAGCGGGTATCTCAAGGATGCCTCCTCAGCGGTTCTTCGCGCAATTTCTGAGCATTCCCTGATGACGCAGATTTTCAAGTTCTCGGGGATATACGTGGAGAACTCACAGCTGATCCTACTCTCAGGGGCGGAGGATTATATACGCGCGTTGTGGATTCCTGCAGCTTGGATCTTGCTGTCTCTAACCATCACCCTGACCGCTTTGGAGAAGCGGGATATTCAGATATAATAGGGGAAAAGCATGCAGGGAGGCGGTCTGTTTGACTTCGAATGATACGCTGCAGCTGGCGACCTTCGCCGGCGGCTGCTTTTGGTGTATGGTCAAGCCGTTTGACGAGCTGCCGGGCATCGTCTCGGTAGTGTCAGGTTATACAGGCGGGCACACGGAGAATCCGACCTATGAAGAGGTAGGGTCGGAAACTACCGGGCACCGGGAGGCGGTGCAGATTGTCTATGATCCGGAGCTGTTCCCATATGAACGGCTGCTGGACATCTATTGGCAGCTGATCGATCCGACGGATGACGGCGGGCAGTTCATGGACCGGGGCCTTTCTTACGCTCCGGCGATCTTCGTTCAGAATGAAGAGCAGCGGAAGCTGGCGGAGCTGTCGAAGGAGAGGCTGAAGGCCAGCAAGCGCTTCAAGGCGCCGATTGTGACGCCCATCCTGCCGGCTGCGCCGTTCTATCCGGCGGAAGCGGAGCATCAGCAATATTATCTGACCCATCCGCTGGATTATAAGCTGTATCAGAAGGGCTCGGGCCGTGATGACTTCACAGCGCTGCACTGGAACAGCCGTGAGGACAAGAAGCGGCTTCGGGACCGGCTTACAGAGCTGCAATATGAGGTCACCCAGAACAAGGGCGCGGAGCCAGCCTACCAGAATGCATATTGGGACCACTTCGAGGAGGGGCTATACACGGATGTGATCAGCGGTGATCCGCTATTCAGCTCGGCAGCCAAATTCGATTCCGGCACAGGCTGGCCCAGCTTCACGGGTCCGGTGGAAGAGGGGATGATCCGGCGGGAAGCCGATTATAGCGGCGGGCAGGTGCGGACCGTGCTGCGCAGCAGGCTGAGCGGAGCTTATCTGGGGTATCTGACCTTTGACGGGCCGGAGCCGGCGAAGCAGCATTATCATATCTATTCTGCCGCCCTTCAGTTCGTCCCGAAGGCGGAGCTTGAAGACCGGGGGCTGGGACGGTATGTGAGACTCTGAAGCTTAGGTCATATTTATAGCTGCCTTGAGCATATGCTTGATCTATAGTCCTGTCCACAAAAGGGGTTGAAGATTTGGCGGGTGCACTTTTAGGCAGCTTTTTGTCTGCAATGGCAACAGTGCTGGGGGTTATTCCTATTCTGTTCGTAAGGCGGCTGTCGGAGCTGTGGAAGGATGTGCTGGTGGCCTTCACCGCCGGGATCATGGTCTCTGCAAGCACGTTCGGGCTGATGCCGCAGGCCATCAAGGAATCGGGCATTACTGCACTGACTCTGGGGCTGATTACCGGCGTATTGCTGCTCGATCTGATTGAGAGCCATATACCGCATATCGATGTGGAGAATAAGCCCGGCCTCAGCACTCTGGATTCCAAAGCGCTGCTTGTCATGATTGCGCTGTTCATTCATAACATCCCCGAAGGGCTCAGCACAGGCTTCAGCTATGCCAGCGAGCAGACAAGCCTTGGCCCGATGGTGGCGATTGCGATCGGTGCGCAGAATATGCCGGAAGGGCTGATTCTGGCGATCTTCCTCATGAATGCCCGCGCCAGCCGGCGTAAGGCGTTGACGATAGCAGCGTTGACCGGGCTGATGGAGATGGTGTCGGCCGTGATCGGGTATTTTACAGCCAGCTATGTACAGAATGTGGTCGGGTACGGTCTGGCATTCGCTGCCGGAGCGATGCTCTTTATTGTGTATAAGGAGCTGATCCCGGAGAGCCATGGTCACGGATATGAACGGCCTTCCACGTATTCGTTTATCTTCGGGCTGCTCGCGATGGTCTATATTACGCAGTTTTTTGGCTAGGCTGCTTCAGCAGCAGTGTCATTTGCATCTGCCTGCCGCAGCCGCTATACTATAACGCAATCCCCGGTTCCTATGGAGAAGGAGTGGTGACACGATGGTTAGACTGGAATGGGAAGCTGTATTATCCTTCGTACTATTGATTGCTTCATACCTGTGCTTATACGCGGCTATTCAGAAGCGGACGAATTTCGCCCGGTACAGCATGACGGTTCTCCTGATAGCCAGCGGAGCGCCGCTTGCTGTGATGCTGACTCTGGAGAGCAGAAGGGAAGCGCTGGATGCCAATATCGGGCTGGGCATGGCGTTCCTGCTGACCTGGCTCATTACCGCAGTGGTATTTGTGGCTGCATTGATTACGTGGATAGTTAAGGCAAGGAAACGCGCTCATAGGTAGAAAATAAGAAGCAAGGCAAAAAATAAGAAGCTGTCCAGAGACTGTAACGCCTACAGTTTCCGGACAGCTTCTTCTGTTAGGCGTAGGCTGCTCTATACGTGCAGGGTATACCGTCCTGCTTTGCTGGCACCCCGCACAGCTTCAAGCTCAAGTGCAGAGAGCGGCTGCGAGCGGGCAGCCGCCATATTCTGCCGCAGCTGCTCCAGGCTGCTGGCCCCCGGGATGATGGCCGCAACCGCCGGATCGGCCAGCGGATATTGCAGCGCAGTCTGCGTCAGCGTCCGGGTAAGGGTAGTCTGGCTCATCAGCTGCTTATGCAGCGCCGTGAGCTCGGCCTGCGTATAATCCAGATATGCCCGCTGCGCCTTACTATGGCCATGATCGTTCAGAATGCCGCTCGCCAGCGGCCCCCGCGCAATCAGGCTGATGCCCGCGCGGCCCAGCAGCGGAAGAATGCTCTCCTCCGGGCGTCTGTCGAGAATGCTATATTGGCTCATCACGCTGACGATACCGGAACGCTGCACATATTCCCGGATCACATTCGGCCGGATGGAGGAGATGCCGTAATGGCGGATCACCCCTTCCCGCTTCAGCGCCTCGAAGGCTTCAACCGTCTCATCGATATCATCCTCCAGCGTTCCTCCATGCAGCTGATACAGGTCAATATAATCGGTCTGCAGCCTGCGCAGGCTCTCTTTCACAGCGGAGCGGATATAGGCCTTGGAGGCATCCCAGCTCCAGCCTTCCTTGCCGGGAATTCTGCGGTTGCCCACCTTGGTCGCCAGGATTACGTCGGCGCGGCGGTGCCGGATGGCCTGACCGACAATCTCCTCATTGCGGCCCTCATCGTAGAGGTCGGCAGTATCCAGGAAGTTAATTCCGCGTTCGAGCGCTTCGTGGATAATGGCGGTGGCCTGCGCTTCCTCGGTCCCCAGCGACATGCAGCCAAGCCCCATGGCACTTACATGTAAATCAGATTGCCCCAGTCGGTTAGTCTTCATCGGATGTCCTTTCGTTACGCAGTGATGGGTATTGACGGGTACGAATGAGTTCATTATAGCATTCAGGCATAGCGTAAGCACCCGGGAGGGACTACTTCAAGGTTCAACTGGTGCAGCATCAGCCTTTAAATTGTAGTTGGGCGTGATGAGACCTGAAATTTTAAAAAGAGTAAAAGTATTAGGGGGAATTGTATGTGAAAAACCGAATACAATGTGCCCGCGCGAAGGTATCAGGCCGAATGTATGCGGAAAACCGAAAATAATAGTTTTGTTGTTTCCGTCTTACTGATCCAATCCATGCTTGTTAAACCTTATCCACCCAAAATCTAACGGACCGGAGAGATCTTATCCCCGCAAAAACGCCACTTTTTGCAGCGTAACGGACTCAGTGGACCTTATCGTCTTTCTGCGAGACGTTTTGGAGCTGAATAGCAGGGGATAAGGTCCTTGCGGTCCGCTAATCGCCCAAGTGAGGACTTTCTTCCCGGATAAGAGCATCTCAGTCTGTTACGCTAAGCCAAACGCCCCTGAATAACAACGCCCGCTTGGAAAAATAGATGTAATTTGAAGGGGAATTGCGTCTGCTCCACTATTTAAATCTGATAAGGTACGAGTCAGGGATATCTGCACAAAAAAAGAATCCTGCACCACCGCGAGCGGGTGGGCAGGATTTCCGTCATATCTGTAATCTGCAGACTCGGCAGGTGCAGTATCCGCCCCGGGTTATCCGCGCAGAATCGTCTCAATCTGCTCCAGCTCTTCAGTGCTTAGCTCAGGCGCATTCAGTGAAGCTACGGCATCCTCGATCTGGCTGATCTTGCTTGCTCCGATCAGTGCAGAGGTCACCTTGCCGCCGCGCAGCACCCACGATAAGGCGAGCTGGGACATTTTCTGTCCGCGTGCCGCCGCAATTTCATTCAGCTTGCCAACCTTGGCCAGTACCTCAGGCGTGAGCTCCTTCTCGGAGAGGAACACGCTGGGTCCGGCTGCACGGGAATCGGCTGCGATGCCGTTCAGGTAGCGGTCGGTCAGAATCCCCTTTTGCAGCGGGGAGAAGGCGATGGTGCCGATACCCTCTTCCTCGAGCACATCCTGCAGGCCATCCTCGATCCAGCGCGACATCATCGAATAGTTCGGCTGATGGATCAGGCAAGGCGTGCCCAGGCGGCGGAGAATCTGTGCGGCTTCGCGCGCTTCCTCCGGTCTGTAGTTCGAGAGGCCGACATACAGCGCCTTGCCCTGGCGGACCAGGAAATCAAGAGCGGACATGGTCTCTTCCAGCGGTGTGTTCGGGTCCGGGCGGTGGTGGTAGTAGATGTCTACATAATCCAGCCCCATCCGCTTAAGGCTCTGATCCAGACTGGAAACCAGATACTTCCTGGAGCCCCATTCGCCGTAAGGGCCGGGCCACATGTAGTATCCGGCTTTGCTGGAGATGATCAGCTCATCGCGGTAAGGCGCGAGATCCGTCTTCAGCATCCGGCCGAAGCTCTCTTCCGCTGAGCCGGCAGGCGGGCCGTAGTTATTAGCGAGGTCGAAGTGGGTGATTCCTAAGTCAAACGCCCGGCGGACCATGGCGCGGCCGTTCTCGTACACATCATTGCCGCCGAAATTATGCCACAGCCCGAGGGAGATGGCCGGGAGCAGCAGGCCGCTGCGTCCGGTGCGGTTATATTTCATCGTGTCATAGCGTTCAGGATTGGCGATATACATATTGGATTCCTCCTAAGTTAGAGTTGTGCGAGACTTCATACCTCCCTAATTGTAGCGGATAAACGCTTTCAATCGTATGTCAGCAAGGAAGATTTTTATAGCACAATGTCCGTATCTGCATGGCGGAGCCGGTATTCTTTGGGCGAGCAGCCTTTCACCTTCTTGAACATCCGGGAGAACAGCAACGCATCCTGATACCCCACCGATTGCGAAATCTCCCCAATGGTGCAGCCTGTCTCCGTCAACAGCTCGCAGGCCTTGGACATACGGTATTGGAGCAGATATTGCTGGGGCGGCAAGCCGACTGTCCGCTTGAACAGCGCCGACATATATTTGCGGTCCAGCTTCAGGGAAGCGGACAGGCTCTCCATCGTCACATTCTCGGCGTAGTGGGCTTGAAGGTAATGCAGGCACTGCTCGACATAGACACTTCTGCTGCGCGGAGCCGGGCTGTCGGTAGCCGGGACTGTGCGCAGCAGAAGGGAAAAGAACTCATAGAGCATCACCTTCAGCGGCAGATCCAGCAGATCCCCGCTGCTTCCCGTCTCCGATAACCTGGCAGACAGCGAGGGCATCAGCACCTGGTCCATCGGGAACACCGGCTGCTCCGGGGTAAGCGAGGTCCGTGACAGCAGATAACTTGCCTCCTCCCCGGTAAAAGCAATCCAGGAATACAGCCACGGGTCGTCCTGATCTGCGGCATAATGCGTGACCACATGCGGATAAGTGAGGAAGGCCTGCCCTGCGTTCAATGTATGGGTGGCTTCACCGACGGTTACCGTGCCGGTTCCGGCGTGTATGAAGTGGATTTTGTACAGGCTGCGCACCCCGGGTCCGAACGAATGACCGGGTGTGCACTGCTCCTGGCCCCAGTAATGCAGATATAAGTCAGGATTGGCCCGGTGGGGGCGATGGGCGTTATATTTGAATACTGTCATGCTTGCAGCCTCATTTCCTAAAAGGATGTTGGCACTCCTAATGAACACATACCTCTAGTATACCTCAGAAGGAGGAGGACCGGACAACCGCAAATAGTCCCAGCCCGGGAAGGGGAGGGACCAGGAGTATGAGGCTGAATGCAGGCTGGCTGGGGATGCAGGGAATCAGGCTTCCATTTTGAGCATAACCAGCTCTTCTACAGGCTGACCGTTCACCAGATGCTCCTCCACGATACGGGCCACATCCTCCGTCGTTACATTGTAATACCAGACCCCGTCCGGATACACGATGACAAAAGGGCCGTTGCCGCATAGGCCGAGACAGCTGGTTTTGTTGATTTTGACCGTCTTGTTGATCCCTTGCTCCACCAGTTGCTCCTTGAATTCCTGCATGACATCCTCTATATCCTGGTTATTGCAGTGCTCACTGCAGCAGAAGAGCAGATGCTTCTTAAGTACCTTCAGACGCATATTCATCGCGGTTTCCCCCTGGATTCTATAAGAGTAGCTAACCTGTTATACGAGGAGTATAGTCTCTTTTGGCCGCGCTGTAAGGAGATTGGAGCATTGTTCCCAAAGGCTTAATAACTGCCATCAATTGGAGAATTCAGTGTGATCTAAGCTGACTTCAAATCACTGAATTTGTGGAAAATGTGTCCGGCAGGCAATTTCCTGTTTCATAAATTTTTTTGCGGAACCCGGCTCAAGATCGAAAGTTACCAGTTTCGCGGAGAAGGGTTTGGTTAAGTAAGGGATGTGAAAGTAAAGCGAGAGTCAAACCATTAACAACCTAAAACAGCTACCAGGAGGGAATCGTTATGAATAAGAAAATTGTAGGTGTGTTCCATACGGAGCATGAAGCTTCACGGGCGATTGAAGACTTGAAGGCGCACGGCTTTCTGACAGAGGATATCTCAGTGATAGCGAGAAATAAACGTGATGTGGAAGCGATCAACGATGAGACCGGGACGAAGGTGCCGGAGGGTATGGCTTCCGGGGCAGCGACCGGCGGTATCCTTGGCGGTGTGACCGGACTGCTGGCAGGTATCGGTGCTCTCGCGATTCCGGGAATTGGACCGATTATCGCAGCGGGGCCGATTGCAGCCACCCTGACCGGAGTAGCGGTAGGAGCAGGAACGGGCGGTCTGGTCGGCGGTCTGATCGGATTAGGCATTCCGGAGGATGAAGCCGCGAGCTATGACAACTATGTAGACGAAGGACACATTCTGGTTATGGTGGATGCAGATGTCTCCCGCGAACATGATGTATACACGGTATTCCGCAACCATAATTCGGCAAATGCTGACCGCTATATGAGGGATGCCGGCACTGCGGGAACGGCTGCGGATAGGAATGCTCCACGGGACTCCGTCACAGACGCGGTGGATGCGGCGTTCAATGGCTCAGGTCTGGAAGGCAGACATGATACTGGGCTGGACACGATGAATTCAGCCACAGAGCATGATCTCCCGGAGCGCAGCGCAGTGGAGGATATGAAACGGCCGGGAATGACAGGCGATCTGTATTCCGGCACGCGTAACGGCATCGATAAGATACCGGATCATACAGCCGACCGCAGGCTCCAGGATGAGGAGGACCGGCTGGCACAGGAAGCTGCCAGACAGGAAGGCGCACGTCCTGGAACCTTCGGTAAAGTGACAGAGAAGGATGACAGCGAGTTGCTCCGAAATCACGGGCGTATTCGTTAAGCGGCGCAAGAGCAGCGGATGACGCATAAGCATAAGATGATAAAAGACAAGGGTTTCCCGAAGTCCTGCCGGACTTTAGGGAGGCCCTTGTTTGATATAAGGTCTCAAAAGGGGAGATAGTAGGCTATTACGGGAAGAAGCGGTTCGGGGAAGACGACCCTATTGAATATCCTTGGGTTACTTGAAAAGCCTGATAGCGGCAGGATCAAATTGTTTGACGAGAAGGATCAGAGAATCAGTCCCCTCCGTAGAAACAGCTTCTCCGGTTTTCTGTGCAACTGGTTTTCAACAACCAGACATTCCTGTGTTTTCGAGAAAATATAAGGGTTTCCGCGAAGTCCAGCCGGACTCCACGGAAACCCTTTTGTAGATCCAATGAACCGTTAGACTTCAGAAGATTCAACACGCGCTAAGGAACTACATAAAGGCCGCATTGGATCTGGCCGGAATGATCTCCGGAATATCCTTGCCGGGCAGGAAATGAATGCTGCGGATGTAGCGGATCGTGCGGCTCTGTGCCCGCATGATCACCGAATGGGTCTCGGCGCGTTCCTTGCCGATGAAGCGGACGCCGTTGAGGAACTCGCCGGAGGTCACTCCGGTTGCGGCAAAGATGACATCGCCTGTACCGACCATATCCTCCATGGACAGCACCCGTGTAGGGTTGTCAAGGCCCATCAGCAGACAGCGCTGCATTTCAAAAGGCCCCTCAGGGAGCAGCCTGCCCTGAAGCTCTCCGCCCAGGCAGCGCAGTGCGGCCGCCGCAAGAACGCCTTCCGGGGCTCCGCCGGAGCCCATGTAGAGATCGACATCGCTGTCCGGTAGCGCAGCGGCAATGGCCCCGGCGACATCGCCGTGATTGATCAGCTTGATACGCACTCCTGCTTCACGCAGAGTGGCGATCAATCCCTCATGCCGCGTGCGGTCCAGCACCATCACCGTCAGCTCCGGGAGAGCTTTGCCGGTGAGCATACTGGCCTTGCGCAGCGTCACTTCCACCGGATCGCCCAGGCTTAGCTTCCCGGCGAGCTCCGGCCCGCAGGCCAGCTTCTCCATATAGATATCCGGTGCATGCAGCAGGCTGCCTCTGTCGGCAATAGCGATCACGGACTGTGCATTATGCAGCCCGCAGGCGACTACCTCCGTTCCTTCCAGCGGGTCAACCGCTACATCCACGGAAGGTCCCTTTCGGTTCCCGACACGTTCACCGATATAGAGCATCGGCGCTTCATCCATCTCGCCTTCACCGATCACCACAGTTCCGTCAATGGAGACGGAATCGAACATGGCACGGATTGCGGTTGTGGCAGCAGCATCCGCCGCATGTTTGTCGCCCCGGCCAATCCAGCGGGCAGAGGATAAAGCGCCCAGTTCAGTGACCCGTACAATTTCCAGTGCCAATTCGCGTTCCATAAGGATCTCCTCCATTGTAGTTAAATTAGATATAACCCATAATAATGCCGGCGGTTTCTTCAATCGCCTTATCCGTAATATCAATGACAGGACAGCCCAGCTTGGCGAATAGGGCTACCGCATATTCCGTTTCTTCAGTAATACGTTCGAGGCTGGCATACTGCGAGCCAGTAGGCAAACCCAGCA is a window of Paenibacillus sp. FSL H3-0469 DNA encoding:
- the msrA gene encoding peptide-methionine (S)-S-oxide reductase MsrA, whose product is MTSNDTLQLATFAGGCFWCMVKPFDELPGIVSVVSGYTGGHTENPTYEEVGSETTGHREAVQIVYDPELFPYERLLDIYWQLIDPTDDGGQFMDRGLSYAPAIFVQNEEQRKLAELSKERLKASKRFKAPIVTPILPAAPFYPAEAEHQQYYLTHPLDYKLYQKGSGRDDFTALHWNSREDKKRLRDRLTELQYEVTQNKGAEPAYQNAYWDHFEEGLYTDVISGDPLFSSAAKFDSGTGWPSFTGPVEEGMIRREADYSGGQVRTVLRSRLSGAYLGYLTFDGPEPAKQHYHIYSAALQFVPKAELEDRGLGRYVRL
- a CDS encoding ZIP family metal transporter, giving the protein MAGALLGSFLSAMATVLGVIPILFVRRLSELWKDVLVAFTAGIMVSASTFGLMPQAIKESGITALTLGLITGVLLLDLIESHIPHIDVENKPGLSTLDSKALLVMIALFIHNIPEGLSTGFSYASEQTSLGPMVAIAIGAQNMPEGLILAIFLMNARASRRKALTIAALTGLMEMVSAVIGYFTASYVQNVVGYGLAFAAGAMLFIVYKELIPESHGHGYERPSTYSFIFGLLAMVYITQFFG
- a CDS encoding aldo/keto reductase, with the translated sequence MKTNRLGQSDLHVSAMGLGCMSLGTEEAQATAIIHEALERGINFLDTADLYDEGRNEEIVGQAIRHRRADVILATKVGNRRIPGKEGWSWDASKAYIRSAVKESLRRLQTDYIDLYQLHGGTLEDDIDETVEAFEALKREGVIRHYGISSIRPNVIREYVQRSGIVSVMSQYSILDRRPEESILPLLGRAGISLIARGPLASGILNDHGHSKAQRAYLDYTQAELTALHKQLMSQTTLTRTLTQTALQYPLADPAVAAIIPGASSLEQLRQNMAAARSQPLSALELEAVRGASKAGRYTLHV
- a CDS encoding aldo/keto reductase; translated protein: MYIANPERYDTMKYNRTGRSGLLLPAISLGLWHNFGGNDVYENGRAMVRRAFDLGITHFDLANNYGPPAGSAEESFGRMLKTDLAPYRDELIISSKAGYYMWPGPYGEWGSRKYLVSSLDQSLKRMGLDYVDIYYHHRPDPNTPLEETMSALDFLVRQGKALYVGLSNYRPEEAREAAQILRRLGTPCLIHQPNYSMMSRWIEDGLQDVLEEEGIGTIAFSPLQKGILTDRYLNGIAADSRAAGPSVFLSEKELTPEVLAKVGKLNEIAAARGQKMSQLALSWVLRGGKVTSALIGASKISQIEDAVASLNAPELSTEELEQIETILRG
- a CDS encoding AraC family transcriptional regulator encodes the protein MTVFKYNAHRPHRANPDLYLHYWGQEQCTPGHSFGPGVRSLYKIHFIHAGTGTVTVGEATHTLNAGQAFLTYPHVVTHYAADQDDPWLYSWIAFTGEEASYLLSRTSLTPEQPVFPMDQVLMPSLSARLSETGSSGDLLDLPLKVMLYEFFSLLLRTVPATDSPAPRSRSVYVEQCLHYLQAHYAENVTMESLSASLKLDRKYMSALFKRTVGLPPQQYLLQYRMSKACELLTETGCTIGEISQSVGYQDALLFSRMFKKVKGCSPKEYRLRHADTDIVL
- a CDS encoding (2Fe-2S) ferredoxin domain-containing protein, with amino-acid sequence MNMRLKVLKKHLLFCCSEHCNNQDIEDVMQEFKEQLVEQGINKTVKINKTSCLGLCGNGPFVIVYPDGVWYYNVTTEDVARIVEEHLVNGQPVEELVMLKMEA
- the glpX gene encoding class II fructose-bisphosphatase; the encoded protein is MERELALEIVRVTELGALSSARWIGRGDKHAADAAATTAIRAMFDSVSIDGTVVIGEGEMDEAPMLYIGERVGNRKGPSVDVAVDPLEGTEVVACGLHNAQSVIAIADRGSLLHAPDIYMEKLACGPELAGKLSLGDPVEVTLRKASMLTGKALPELTVMVLDRTRHEGLIATLREAGVRIKLINHGDVAGAIAAALPDSDVDLYMGSGGAPEGVLAAAALRCLGGELQGRLLPEGPFEMQRCLLMGLDNPTRVLSMEDMVGTGDVIFAATGVTSGEFLNGVRFIGKERAETHSVIMRAQSRTIRYIRSIHFLPGKDIPEIIPARSNAAFM